One Streptomyces sp. CG4 genomic window, GGAGGCACGGCTGTCGGACGCGTGACCCGTCCAGGTCCAAGCAGAGTTGGCGATTCCAGCGGAGCGCTCAGCCGAGGCGGTCGACGGCGTCCTTGGCCTCTTTCAGGTCGGCGCCCGTGATGTCCCGGTACACCTTGATCGCGTGGATCTTCTTCCCCTCGCGCAGGAGCGCGGCCACCTCGTCCATGCGCGGGTACTCCTCACGGAGGTCCAGGTGCTCCATGATCAGGTCGAGCTTGCGCTCGACGCGCGCGAGGCGCCGGTCGCTCCGTGCGAGCCGGCTCTCGAAGCCGATGACGCCGCCGAGCACGGCCAGGGCGAGCGCGAGAAAACCCACATTGTCCATCCGGTGATCCTAAAGGCGCCCGCGCATCCACCTGACGTGGACATGCGTGTGCCCGCGTCAAGCGCGTCAGGCGCTCAGCCGGTCGTGGGTCACCGGGCTGCCCGCCGCATGGTGGAGGTACTCGCGGACCAGGCGGAAGCCGGCCTGCCAGGCCAGGAGGCGGCTGGGGCGGTTGTGGACGGAGCAGTTCCAGCTGGGGGTGTGGCCGCGGGCCGCGATGTCCGCGCACAGGGCGGTGACGCAGGCCAGGGCGAGGCGGTGGCGGCGGCGGTCGGGGACGGTGTAGACGGCGACGTCCTCGTAGCCGGTGCCGCGGAAGTAGGTGCAGGCCACCGCCTGGATGCGGCCGGCCCGGTCCACGGCCGCCCAGGCGTGGCCGGAGGAGGCGAGGGCGAGCGGGCCGCCCCAGCTGGCCGAGAGCCAGGACGCGTCGGGGCCGAGGGCGTGCACGGCGTCGGTGTCCGCCGGTTCCAGGTGCCGTACCGTCACCCCGTGCGGGACGGCGGCGGGCTGCGGGGCGGCCTGGAGCGTCCAGACCATGCGCTCCCACGGGACGAGCCGGTCGAAGGCGGCGCCGAGGGCCGGCAGGAACCGTGCCGGGGCCTCGAAGCGGTTGCCGGCCAGCGGGGCGAGCAGGCCGGGCGTGAGGTCGGCCGGGCTGCCGCGCAGCACGGCATGGCCGGCGCAGGAGACGGCGATCGTACGCGGCTGGACCGGGCGGTCGGCCCACCAGCGGCCGACACCCGTGGCCAGTGCGTGTTCACCGATCGTGGCAGGACCGGGCGCGCCCGTGGGGAACCAGTCGGCGAGCGCCCGTGCGTCCAGCGGCGAGATCTCGATCATCAGTGCCTCTGCTTCGTCAGCCCTGGCCGGACTTGCTGCCGTGGTTGGCCTTCTTCTTGCGGCGGTCCCTCTTCTTGCGGGCGCGCTTGGACATGTACGTCAACTCCTCGGAACGGGAAGGTTCTTCAAGCGGTGCGGCCGACCAGCAGGTCCGCCAGCTTGGTCAGGCGCCGGACCGTGCGGTCCTCGGTCGCCGCCGGGGCCGGGTCGACCCGCTCCTCGCGGTCGTAGTAGGCGCCGTTGACGATCTCGACGGCCGGGTCGCACAGCCGGACCACGTGCGCGGCGCCCTCGACGGGCGAGACGCCCTGGTGGGCGTAGAGGGGGAGCAGGGCCGTGTCGCAGACGCCCGGGTGGACGGAGACCGCGGTGACGCGCGGGTCGGCCGCGAACACCGTGAGCGCGAGCTGCGACTGGGCGTAGGCGGCGAGACGCGAGTAGCGGCGGGCGCGGTTCGGGTCGGCCCAGCTGATGGAGGCCGTGCGGTGCAGCGAGGAGGAGACGTTGACGATCCGGCCGACGCGGCCGCCGGGGTCGCTGGTGAGCGCCGGCTCCAGCAGGCAGGTCAGCAGGTAGTGGGCGAGGAAGTTGACCTGGAAGGCGATCTCGTTGCCGTCGGCGGTCACGGTGTGCCGCTCGGGCGCCGCCATGCCGGCGTTGTTGACGAGGACGTCCAGGTGCGGGTGCTCGGCGACCACCGCGCTGGCGAACTGCTCGACTTCCTCCAGGCGGGTGAAGTCGGCGGCGTAGAACGCGAGTTGGTCCTCGCGGACGCCGGCGGTGGCGACCAGGCGGTCGGCGGCGGCGCGGGCCTCCTCGGCGGTACGGCCGTGCAGCAGCACGGTGGTGCCGCGCTCGGCGAGCTGTCGTGCGGTCTCGTAGCCGATGCCGGAGGTGGCGCCGGTGACCAGGACGGTACGGCCAGAAAGGGAGGAAAGCGTGGAGTTGGACATGATCCGATCCGGGGTCGCGGCACGCCGAGGCGGCCCCGTCTCAGGGGGCGGGCGTGCGGTGGTGAAGGTGGGGAAAGGAGGGCGAGGGGCGCCGGAGCCGATCACGGCGCCCCTCGTGTCACGGAAAGCGGCGTCGGCGGGACGCGGCGCCGCAACGGCATGCGTCGACGGAACGCGGTGCCGGGCGGCGCGGGCGCTTCCGGTCAGCGTGGCTCACGACGCGACGGCCGAGCGGGACTCGGCGGCCGGTCGAGCAGGAGCCAGGCGCTGTTCACATCGTCCATGGAAGCCGTCCCGCAGCCGCCGGGCAAGGCGGAACGCCGGTCTCTGACGGGGTTCTGACGTGCGCATACGGGGCCTTGACGGGGGAGCCGGAAGGGCGGACGCGGCTCAGCCAAGGCCGGGCACCTGGGAGATCAGCAGGTCGATCAGCTTGATGCCGACGAAAGGCAGGACGAGTCCGCCGAGGCCGTAGACGAGCAGGTTGCGGCGGAGCAGGTCGTGCGCCGAGGCGGGGGTGTAGCGCACCCCGCGCAGGGCCAGCGGGATCAGGGCGACGATGATCAGCGCGTTGAAGATGATCGCGGAGGTGATCGCCGAGGTCGGGCTCCGCAGGCCCATCACGTTCAGCGACTCCAGGCCCGGGTACGAGCCCGCGAACATCGCCGGGATGATGGCGAAGTACTTCGCCACGTCGTTCGTGATGGAGAACGTCGTGAGCGCGCCCCGGGTGATGAGGAGTTGCTTGCCGATCTCGACGATCTCGATGAGCTTGGTCGGGTTGGAGTCGAGGTCGACCATGTTGCCGGCCTCCTTGGCGGCCGACGTGCCCGTGCTCATGGCCACGCCGACGTCCGCCTGCGCGAGGGCCGGGGCGTCGTTGGTGCCGTCGCCGGTCATCGCGACCAGCTTGCCGCCCTCCTGTTCCCGCTTGATCAGGGCGAGTTTGTCCTCGGGGGTGGCCTCGGCCAAGTAGTCGTCCACGCCCGCCTCTTCGGCGATGGCCTTCGCGGTCAGCGGGTTGTCACCCGTGATCATGACCGTCTTGATGCCCATGCGGCGCAGTTCGGCGAAGCGTTCGCGGATGCCGTCCTTGACGACGTCCTTCAGCTGGATCACGCCGAGGGCCCGCGGGCCGTCCCAGTCGTGCACCGCGACCAGCAGCGGGGTCCCGCCGGCGGCGGCCACGGCATCGGCGTATCTGCGCGCCTCCGCCGGGACCCGGCCGCCGTACATCTGCACCCAGTCGATGACCTGCTGGGCGGCGCCCTTGCGGATGGCGCAGACGGCTCCGTTGTCCCAGCGCAGATCGACCCCGCTCATCCGGGTCTGCGCGCTGAACGGCACCCAGCGGGCGTTCGCCAGCTCGCCCTGGGCGGGCGCCCGCAGGCCGTACCGGTCCTTGGCGAGGACGACGACGGAACGGCCCTCGGGCGTCTCGTCGGCCAGCGACGACAGCTGGGCCGCGTCGGCGAGCTGCCCTTCGTCGATGCCGGGCAGCGCGATGAAGGCGGCGGCCTCCCGGTTGCCGAGCGTGATGGTGCCGGTCTTGTCGAGCAGCAGGGTGTGCACGTCGCCGGCCGCCTCGACCGCGCGGCCGGACATGGCGACGACGTTGCGCTGCACCAGGCGGTCCATGCCGGCGATGCCGATCGCGGAGAGCAGGGCGCCGATGGTGGTCGGGATGAGGGTGACGAGGAGGGCGACCAGCACGGTCGTGGACTGGCCTGCGCCCGCGTACTCGCCCATCGGCTGCAGGGCCACCACGACCAGCACGAAGATGATCGTGAGGGAGGCCAGCAGGATGTTCAGGGCTATCTCGTTCGGGGTCTTCTGCCGGGAGGCTCCCTCGACCAGCGCGATCATCCGGTCCAGGAAACTGTGTCCGGGGCGGGCGCTGACCCGGACGACGATCCGGTCGGACAGCACCGTCGTACCGCCCGTGACCCCGCTGCGGTCGCCGCCGGCCTCCCGGATCACCGGCGCCGACTCACCGGTGACCGCGGACTCGTCCACGGCCGCGACCCCGTCGATGACATCGCCGTCCGCCGGGATCATCTCGCCCGCCTCCACCAGGACGACGTCCAGCGGCTTCAGATCGGTGGCGGCGACGGCCTCCGTGCGGGCGGTGGCGAGGTTCGTGCCGTAGCTCCAGTGTTCGAGCCGCAGCGCCACCGTGTCCGTGCGGGCCCTGCGCAGCGACTCGGCCTGTGCCTTGCCGCGGCCCTCGGCGACGGCCTCGGCAAGGTTGGCGAAGACGACCGTCAGCCACAGCCACAGGCTGATGACCCAGGTGAAGACCGCCGGATGGAGCAGCGCGGACAGGGTGGTCAGGAGCGCGCCGACGGAGACGACGAACAGCACCGGGTTGCGCGCCAGGACGCGTGGGTGCAGTTTGCGTACGGCCTCGGGGAACGAGCGGACGAGCTGGACCGGTTCGAAGAGCCCGCTCGGCGCACGGCGCCGCGTTCTTCGCTCGCCTCCGGTGCGGGCTCGGCTCTCGGGGCGGGACGGTGGGGCCTGCTCGGGGGCGGCGGGAAGCATGGACACCTTCGTGCCGTGAGGCGAGACGGGGACGGTGGTCGACGGCCGCCCGGCGCGTCACCGCGGATTCGCATCACCGCGGTTTCGCGTCACCGTGGAGTGGGGCGCTCCGTTGGTCGTACGGTGCCCGGGACCTGCTCGGCCCCGGCGGCGGCCGACAGGGAATCTAGCCCGGTCCGCCGGGCCGGCCGCCCGGGTCGCCAAGGAATTTGCGGCTCCCATACGGCGCGGGTGCGTCCGTCGTCAAGGTCCCGTCAAACCGGGCTGAGCAGCCATCAGGGACGCGTCAACGCGGCGCATGGGTGGCCGGATCCCGTCGCAGACTGATCGGCAACGGGGGACGGGCGACCGTCCGTGGCGTGACGTTGGAGGGACCGTGACTCTCACGGCCGGAACAGCGCGGGGTACTCAGCCCGAGGGGGAGACACCGCCACGACGAGAGGGGGTCGCCCCGTCCGGGAGCAGCCCCGGACCGCGGAGCCAAGAGGGCTCGCGGACGGCCGGACCGGGTCCGGGGCTGCGCCCGGCGCGACGGGCCGTGGCCGCGCGGGCCGCTCTGCGTCGCCGCTACTGGGCCACCGTGCCCGCACGGCTGCGCCTTCTGCGCGCGGCCACGCTCGTGCCGGCCGGCGCCCTGGCCGTCCTGCTGCTCGTGGCGGGGCTCGCCCTGGACGGCACCTGGAACCGCGTGAGCGGCCAGGACGCACCGCGCACGACCAGCGCCGCGGACCTGAACCTCGCGCTCAACAACATGGATGCCCAGGCCGCCAACATCCTGCTGTCCAACGGCGATGCGGGCCAGGGCCGGCTGCAGACGCCGTACACCAAGGCGGTCGGCTTCTACGGCGACGCCCGGCGCGCGATAGGCCACGATCTGCGCACCCTCGCCGTCGCCGCGCAGGGCAGCCCGGCCGACGAGAAGACCGTGGAGTCGCTGACCGACGACTTCGCCGAGTACCAGGAGCTGATCGGCCGGGCCCTGGAGAACGACGGCCACCACGACGGCAGACCGGCCGCCCTCGCCGACTACCGCCGCGCGACCGACCTGCTGCGCACCCAACTCCTGCCCGCGGCAAGCATGTTGGTGTCCTCGAACGACAAGGCCTTCGAGGCCGAGTACACCTCGTCGGACTCGACGCTCTCCGCGCAGCTCGCCGCCGTCCTGGCGCTGGGCGTCCTGCTCCTGGCCGTGCTCGGCCTCCTGCAGTGGTACCTGGCCCGCCGCTTCCACCGCGTCCTCAACCCGGGCGTACTGGCGGCCACGCTCTCCACCCTGCTGGCGGTGATCCTCGGCGCAAAGCTGCTGTCCTCCTCCACCGCCCACCTGCGGGTGGCCCGCCACGACGCCTTCGACTCCGTCGTCGCCCTCTCCCGCGCCCGCGCCATCGCCTACGACGCCAACGCCGACGAGAGCCGCTATCTGCTCGACCCCGAGCGCCGCCCCCAGTACGAGGCATCGTTCCTGGCCAAGTCCCAGCAGCTGTACGGCCTCAAGGGGGCGACCCTGTCGACGTACGACGCGGACCTGTCCACGACCTGGCAGGCGTACCGCACCGACCACCACGACCTGCGCTTCACCGGCGAGTTCCGCCGCGAGCTGGACAACATCACCTTCCCCGGCGAGCGCGCCGCGGCCGAGAAGACGGTCGAGTCGTACGCCGTCTACCAGCGCGACGACCGCAAGGTCCGCGCCCTGCTGGCGGCCGGCAAGGAGCGGGAGGCGGCCGAGTTCTGCATGGGCTGGGAACCGGCCACCTCCAACGCCCACTTCGGCGCCTGGATGTCCGCCCTGGACCAAGCCGCCGACATCAACCGCGCCCACTTCACGTCCTCCGTGCAGGACGGCCGCTCGGCGGTGAGCGACCTGCTCCCGTGGGCGGGCGGCCTGCTGTGCGCGGCGATGCTCCTGACCGCACTGGGACTGCGACCGAGACTGGCGGAGTTCGGCTGACATCGCGCGGGCATGAAGCCGGCTGGGCCGTCGGCAACCGAGGCCGGAAGAAACGGCCTACTCTTCCGAGCGTGACCACCGAGTTGACCCTGCTGTCCAAAGTCGCCTGTCGTGGGCGGGAGATCACCGCGCCGCGGCTGCGCGGGCTGCTGGCGTTGCTCGCGGAGGATCTGCGGTCCGGCTGCAGTACGGGGCGGCTGGTGGAGGGGCTGTGGACGGAGGAGTTGCCGGAGCGGCCGGGTAAGGCGGTGCAGATTCTTGTGTCGCGGCTCAGGGCGCAGGTGGGGCCCGAGCTGGTCGTGAGCACGCCGGCCGGCTATCGGCTGGCGCTGGACGAGACGCAGGTGGACAGCTCCGCGGTGCTGGTGCACGAGGCGGCGAGCGCCGAGCGGGCGCGGGGCGGGGATCATGCGGGCGCCCTGGCCGAGGCCGAGGCCGGGCTGGCGCTGTGGGACGGGGGTGTGGGGGCCGGGGACGGGGAGGATCTGCGTGATCCCGTCGCCGCGCTGCGGGCCGGGCGGGTGCGGACGCACCGGGCGCTGGTCCGGTCCCGGGCGCTCGCGCTCGCCCGGCTGGGGCGGCGGGAGGAGGCCCTGGCTCCGCTGGCCCACCTGGCCGAGGAGCTGCCGCGGGACGAGGAGGTGCTGGCGGAGCTGCTGCGCTGCGAGGCCGCCGGGGCGGGGCGAGCCGCGGCGCTGACCCGGTACGACGCCTACCGGCGGCGGCTGCGGGACGAGCTGGGGACCGACCCAGGGCCCCAACTCAAGGCTGTTTACCAGGAGTTGCTCAGCGCGGACGCGGCCCCGGTCCGGCACGGTGTGCCGCACGAGCCGAATC contains:
- the kdpB gene encoding potassium-transporting ATPase subunit KdpB, yielding MLPAAPEQAPPSRPESRARTGGERRTRRRAPSGLFEPVQLVRSFPEAVRKLHPRVLARNPVLFVVSVGALLTTLSALLHPAVFTWVISLWLWLTVVFANLAEAVAEGRGKAQAESLRRARTDTVALRLEHWSYGTNLATARTEAVAATDLKPLDVVLVEAGEMIPADGDVIDGVAAVDESAVTGESAPVIREAGGDRSGVTGGTTVLSDRIVVRVSARPGHSFLDRMIALVEGASRQKTPNEIALNILLASLTIIFVLVVVALQPMGEYAGAGQSTTVLVALLVTLIPTTIGALLSAIGIAGMDRLVQRNVVAMSGRAVEAAGDVHTLLLDKTGTITLGNREAAAFIALPGIDEGQLADAAQLSSLADETPEGRSVVVLAKDRYGLRAPAQGELANARWVPFSAQTRMSGVDLRWDNGAVCAIRKGAAQQVIDWVQMYGGRVPAEARRYADAVAAAGGTPLLVAVHDWDGPRALGVIQLKDVVKDGIRERFAELRRMGIKTVMITGDNPLTAKAIAEEAGVDDYLAEATPEDKLALIKREQEGGKLVAMTGDGTNDAPALAQADVGVAMSTGTSAAKEAGNMVDLDSNPTKLIEIVEIGKQLLITRGALTTFSITNDVAKYFAIIPAMFAGSYPGLESLNVMGLRSPTSAITSAIIFNALIIVALIPLALRGVRYTPASAHDLLRRNLLVYGLGGLVLPFVGIKLIDLLISQVPGLG
- a CDS encoding ribosomal protein L7/L12: MDNVGFLALALAVLGGVIGFESRLARSDRRLARVERKLDLIMEHLDLREEYPRMDEVAALLREGKKIHAIKVYRDITGADLKEAKDAVDRLG
- a CDS encoding SDR family NAD(P)-dependent oxidoreductase, producing MSNSTLSSLSGRTVLVTGATSGIGYETARQLAERGTTVLLHGRTAEEARAAADRLVATAGVREDQLAFYAADFTRLEEVEQFASAVVAEHPHLDVLVNNAGMAAPERHTVTADGNEIAFQVNFLAHYLLTCLLEPALTSDPGGRVGRIVNVSSSLHRTASISWADPNRARRYSRLAAYAQSQLALTVFAADPRVTAVSVHPGVCDTALLPLYAHQGVSPVEGAAHVVRLCDPAVEIVNGAYYDREERVDPAPAATEDRTVRRLTKLADLLVGRTA
- a CDS encoding GNAT family N-acetyltransferase: MIEISPLDARALADWFPTGAPGPATIGEHALATGVGRWWADRPVQPRTIAVSCAGHAVLRGSPADLTPGLLAPLAGNRFEAPARFLPALGAAFDRLVPWERMVWTLQAAPQPAAVPHGVTVRHLEPADTDAVHALGPDASWLSASWGGPLALASSGHAWAAVDRAGRIQAVACTYFRGTGYEDVAVYTVPDRRRHRLALACVTALCADIAARGHTPSWNCSVHNRPSRLLAWQAGFRLVREYLHHAAGSPVTHDRLSA